Genomic DNA from Equus asinus isolate D_3611 breed Donkey chromosome 10, EquAss-T2T_v2, whole genome shotgun sequence:
CACATCACAACTTAGAAGGGGCATCAGACATAttcttcctgggcctcagtttcctcatctctaaagttgGCAGGTTGCTGCAGCTCTGTCTGAGGTCATTTGTAGCTCTGCTTTTCTGTggttatcttctatttatgtaTGTTCATACTCACAACCTTCCCCCAGATTTGTACACATATTTCCTGTTAATAGAGTATGTATAATAAACCAGGCAATATATAAACCTGTTcactaagaaataaaacattataaaaaatcCATAAAGTGAAAGGTGAGAGTCCCTCCACTCCATCCCATCCCCCAGAGGTGACACATGGTGGTTATTCTCTGCTTATATAGACCCACaaacagtatatatttttaacttaaagaatGATATTATATATTGCCTACTTCTCTGAAACTTGCTTTTTCACTCAGTAATATAATGTGAACTTAAAGTCACACTTGAAAAAAAAGTTGACTTGAGAGCTCCGTGAGCAGAGGTTTGGGGGCACAGAAATCATTCTCTCCCATTCCCCACTCCTGCTGGCTTCCTGTCTCCCAATGGTGAACATTGGCCTGTGACCCTGTTTTATGATTAACAGAGGGGCGCTGTTTGTGCTGATGTGGTACAGACCTTTAAACCCTCTGTAGAAGTTTAACTTCCCATAAGCAGTATTGGTTCGATTTGACCTTTCCTCTGTTCTTCTGGTTGAGTCAGCACACTCGGTCTGAAGAAAATAGCTTGGTAGTAAACAGAAACATGGAAGTCCcttaggtaatttttttttaaaacattaaaaaaatagtaataccTTACATTTTCATAATGCGTTATAAAGCATCTTGCTATTTATCATGCgattcaacaaataattaaacTCTCTTACattctttccttatttattttatgggaGGGGGGAAATGCCAGGTTGCTTTCTGGGATTGTTGCGAGGAATAAATTGTGTAGTGCCTGTAAACCAATTAGCAGAGTGCTGGCAATAATTTTGAGCAACTACGATGAGTAGCATGCTCACAGGTCACATTTGACCTATTTGGCAATGAGACAACCAGAGCAGACATCTTCACCATTTAATCCATAGTAGCCTAAGACTCAGAGAAATGACCGACTTGCCCATGGTTCCAGCTACAGGAGGCAGACTGGTCCGTGACCCCAGGCCTGTCTGATCTATTAGCAGCAAATCTCTGTGTGGACGTGTCAGATGGCTATGAATTGGTGATGTCAGTGGTGTGTGGATAATGATCAACAGTCCAAGGATTTGGAGTACTCCGGGGATGTCATCACAAAGTACTCTGGGGGAGGTGTCATCAAGGACGTTAGAATCATCCAAAAGTCAATTCCTCCCACCAAGTTTACTCGTTCCTTGACAGAGGAGACTATTGCCCCTTATCCCACTTTTGTGCCTTATTAGCTATTTGTCCACGGACCAGTGATCAAACTCTCTTACCTTCTTTCCTTATTTACTATATGGGAGGGGGGAAACGCCCAGTTACTTTCTGggattgttgtgaggaataaattataTAGTGCCTGTAAAGCAATTAGCAGAGTGCTGGCAATAAATGataatttgctattattattgggctatgttttctttttgtttcatttaaggaAACATCTTTACTTTTCCATTGCTGACCACACTACAGCGGTGTATGACTTTATgagggagaggaaactgaggaaaggAGGAGGCTGCAGGATTGGATAGGAGACTACTCAAGATAATCCTTACTATGATTTGATTTCTTTGATAGCTCAACCTATGCAAAATCACTCTTTCTAAAACCCAAGATGTGAGCCTGTGGGCTTGCATTTTCAAGACTAGCCCAAAGCAGGAGCCGAATAGGAGCGATGACGCTCTTCAGAGGACCACTGCTGAGGAGATTGTTTGGGTGGGGGCTCTACGAGCCAGAGTCTCTCCTTGATAAGGCAGTGAAGGCGAGAATTACTGGAGCAGGGATCGCCATACGACTTTGACACCCTTAGAGCCTGTGAGAACCTCCAGCCCAGAGGCATTTAGGAAAAATCTTCCCCATCTGCCTCAAATGGTCTCATAGGTGGTTGACTATAAGAAAAACGACCTTCCCGCCCCCTCCTCATCTCCCCCCAACTCCAGGTTCCAAAGCTGAAGGAAAGTTAACCTCAAGGCCAAGTGGTGGTTTCTCCTCTCAAGCTTGTTGCCTGGAGAATAGTCTGGACTATAGGCTAACAGAGCAAAGTGGAGAACGGCCACAGAGGTCAAAATCCTCACTGTCTTGGCCTCAAGTCATCTAGGGTACCCGATGGCACCAGGAATCCACAGAATAGAGAAACTGTCAATTACTGCAGTGCCGTCTGTTTGTCAGATTTCAGTGGGTCACTAATCAGTTGGTTCAGAAGCAGGATCAGTGATCCCAAAGTTTTCCTAGAAGGCACTCTATTTAGGATCACCATTTGGCATCCTACCCTTCATCTACTATGGCTAATTGCAACTACTCAGGCAAATGAGGAAAAAACCCAGACTTCATTTGTTTATCCAGTTGTGGAAATAGGCCATAAATGTCAGAGGGCTTAAAGGGTTTGTCTCAATACCCTGGCTATCTTGGTCAGGATTCCATCAGGCCACCCACAGTTCTGTTCACGCCTCTCCTGTACTCTTTTCCAGTCCTGCCACCATGGCCCACCGATTTCCAGCCCTCACCTCAGAACAGAAGAAGGAGCTCTCAGAAATTGCCCAGCGCATTGTTGCCAATGGCAAGGGGATCCTGGCTGCAGATGAGTCTGTAGGTGAGTGTAAGAAGCACCAGACAATAGGCATACTCTTGTTTCTACACTTAGCAAAGTCAACTTGATAGTTGTACTCTCTTTCCTCTCAGAGGAAGTAAAGGTTTCTGTATACAGGAGTGGGAGCAGAAGAGTCAGTAAGCGTGGACCTTTGGAGTCCTGTCATTCCAGTAGGCAGATTTCCAAGAACCAAGGGAAGAGGCGCAAACCTTCCATTTTAGGGCCTCTTTCCAGGAGTCATTTGAATCCAGTTGTAGCAAGGCCAGGAGGGACCCAGTAACCAGAATGTAGTCAGATACATAACCTTCTGCTGTTATGTGAAGTCAGTGTAGAGTCAGCCAAGGAAGCGGAGGGACGGCAGGGAAATATCCACACGTGGAACAGGGAAGGGCTTGTGGCAGAGAGAAGCCCAGGATGGCATTAGGGAGAGCAGTGGCAGGCCTGTGTGGCCCCATCATAAAATATAGAAGCCAAGGAAGTCAAGAGTCTGTCCCACCTCCCTCCTTTCATGGTATGTATCTCCAGTCAGATTGAGAACTGGACCAGAGGCCTGAGGGTCTTACCTAGCCACTTGGGCCCAGTTGGTGGCTTCCACCCTGACCCACACATGCCCAGTCCCTGCACTTACTAACCAGCATCCTGATAGCAACCAAGGCCTTTCGctggggagacaaaaaaaaaaaagaggcaggagCTTTGAAGATCTGAATGAAGAAGAGAGTCTTGCTGTCCATCCTGGTGAGGGTCACTGAGCTGCTGTGGAGGACAGTGGCAGCAAAGCCCCAGCTTGCTCCTTACACTGCCTCGGCTGCCCACCATAGGCACCATGGGAAACCGCCTGCAAAGGATCAAGGTGGAGAACACAGAAGAGAACCGCCGGCAGTTCCGAGAAATGCTCTTCACTGTGGACAACTCCATCAACCAGAGCATCGGAGGTGTGATCCTTTTCCACGAGACCCTCTACCAGAAGGACAGCGAGGGAAAGCTGTTCAGAAACATCCTCAAGGAAAAGGGGATCGTGGTGGGAATCAAGGTGAATACTTCGGTTCCCATCTCACCTCTGCCTCACCCCAGCCAAACTCCCAGCACGGTGTCTGGGGCAAGGCCAACATTCTGAACATTCTCATCATCTTATTTCTGTCCTCACTCCTTTCCGTCGTCATCTCTCCACTGAGAACCAGATCATCTTCTAGACTTTTCATCCAGTGCCCTCTTCTTTCAACCCAAGTTTTCTACAAGGTACTTAATCTCTTAGAGTCTCAATTCCCTCATTTCTAAACTGGGaatgatagtacctacctcataaggttcttataaagatgaaatgagtttttaaaacagtTCCTGTTGCATGATTGTTATTTAGTTAATGATAGCTATTATCATTAAAGCACTTACTGTTCTATTGTAACTAGATCTTCCAAAATTGCATGAACTTCTCCAGAGTGAGCGTTAGTATTCGCTGAGTGCTCACAACTCCAAGCACTCATTTGATCCTCTTCTCTGGAGGTAGATTcaattattatccttattttagagatgaggtgGGAAGGTGGAATTACAAGGGGTAACATGCCAACAGCAAGGCAAAATTGGAGCCAGTTCAAACCCAGGCTGCTTACCTCTTGGGCTCATGACCTTAGCCTCTGCTTTACTGAGAGCAGAGCTGCGTCTTTATTCTCTTTATCTCCTGTAATAACGCAGTGCCTGGTATgtgcaggtgcttaataaatatttcttgaataaatagtTTAAGGGAAGCTGCTCTTCTACGGCACCTCTGCATCCCAGGAACTGTCAGATCACTCCTTCCTTCCCAAGCTCCAGGCCTGTGCTTCCCATCCTCTTAGGTTGACACCGTACATGTTCCTTCCGGGTAACTTCCCTTCTGCTATGGACTGGATTGTGTATccccccccaccctcaccccaaatACACCTTCCTAATTCAACTCCTCAGTTTGTGAAACATAAGAACTGTTAGCACCAGGGGCTCTGCTTGTGTTTTACTGGGACATCTGACACCTGCTAATTACGTGTTAATTATTTGTATTCACAGTTAGACCAAGGAGGTGCTCCCCTTGCCGGAACAAACAAAGAAACCACCATTCAAGGTAAGGTGATGACCCACTGATATGTTTCATGCCCATACATGCTAGAAATGAAAGCAAGCCAAGAAGGCGAGCAAGGGAAAACAACATGGGCCTATCACACTGGTTCTAGAGCCACACACCTGGGTTTCAATCCCAGCTTCTCTAGTTAATAACTGCATGACCTCAGGCTACTCACTTAAAGGTTCTGAGGCTCAGTCAAAACGGGATAACAATATCTACTTTGCAGAACAGTGGTGGGGATTAAATCAGGCAATGTACATAAAGTGCTTACCACAGTGCCTTGCACAGAAAAGATACTCTGTACCTGGGAATATTATTTTTAGAGTAAAATCCAGGAAACGTCCCAAGCTTTGGGATCAGAcacacctgggtttgaatcctggttccatCACTTACTACTTAGATAATTTTGCAAGGTACTTCACTGCCAAAGTAGACAAGTATAAACCACAACATTAGGTTAGCAAAGCAGAATTTGCAGCCCAGCTCTGTCACTCTTTAGCTACGCAAACTTGGTAAAGTCACTTGACCTCTGGGAACCTAGTTTCCAaatttgtaaaatgagtataCAACTATTAGGGTTGTATGATACAACTATTAGGTTGCAATAGGATAACAACtatagtagtccccccttatccatggcttcgctttccacagtttcagttacccatggtgaacccagtctgaaaatattaaatggaaaattccagaaataattcataaattttaaattgctcaccattctgagtagcatgatgaaatcctGTGCTTCGACCtgcccaggacgtgaatcatccctttgtccagtgtatctacactgtatatgctacccacccattagtcacttagcagccatCTCGATTATCAGATCAACTGTGGTGATACAGCAGTGCTTGTGtacaagtcacccttattttacttaataatgtccCCAAAGTGctagagtagtgatgctggccaTTTGgatgtgccaaagagaagctgtaaagtgcttcctttaaatgaaaaggtgaaaggtcttgacttaataaggaaagaaaaaattatatactgaggttgctaagatctgctGTAGCTTGTATGAcggtatattgttataattgttctcttttattattagttattgttgtcaatctcttactgtgcctaacttataaattgaactttatcataggtatgtatgtataagaAAAAACAGTATACagagggttcagtactatctgtggtttcaagtacccactgggggtcttggaacgtatccccctGGGATGGGGCCGATTACTGTATTAGGGCTATGATAATTAAGTGAAATCAGGTGTACAAAATGCCTAGAACATAGTAAGTACTAGACAAATTTTAGTTCCCTCTATTCGTCTCATGAAGTATCCTCTATACATCAAAACCAGCTTTATTAAATCCAGGCCTTTTGGCTCAGTATTGGGATTTATGTTTATTTGCTTGGATGTTTTTGGTCCTCAAGCTCTGTGACTGAAAGCTAAGCCAAGGGAGAACTTCTTCACTTTATCAGTGGCCCCATGGATGAGGGACAGGGATGCAAAGAAGCCTTTCTGTCTTTTGTGACTTGCAGGGCTCGATGGCCTTTCTGAACGCTGTGCTCAGTATAAGAAAGATGGTGCTGACTTTGGGAAGTGGCGTGCTGTGCTGAGGATTGACAACCAGTGTCCATCCAACCTTGCCATCCAGGAAAACGCCAATGCCCTGGCCCGCTACGCCAGCATCTGTCAGCAGGTGCTCTGCCTTCCCCTTGGGTTAAAAAAAAGTAGGCAAGAACTTTCTTCAGAGCCActctttccaatttttccataaCTACACACGAGCCTTCTCTCATCAGTGTATCCTGGTGGCATTTATCACCACTTTTGCTATAGTCAAATGTTGTAGAGAAAGATTTGGTTCCACAAGTCAGCCATGAGCCAGAAAGGCCCATGTCATCAACTGCTGCCATCTGCCAAAGCTCTAGAAGCTGAGTCTTAAAAGTGATTAGGTTCTTGAGGCCGGGGTACTTGCTTGTCTATGCTCTACCATGTCTATGCCCCACCATATCCAAGACATGACCCTCTTAGATCTCCAGCTTGAAGGTGATAATTCTGATCTAGTCCCAATCCAAATAATTTCTTGAAGGATGGTGACTTGATGCTAAGGTTTTCAACGTAAATTGAAGTGTCTCTGGGATCCAAGTAAGTCTGATTTGCTGTGTGGGTGCTATGGTGGGGTTACTTGAGCTGTGGGCACCTGGGAAGTCCCAATTAGAACCGTAAACACTACTTAATTCCTTAATTAACCCACACAAGAGGCATCTTTCTTAGTGATTTAAGCTTGACTGGCCTAAAAGAGTGACAGCTAGGTTCTGAGGTAGCTGAAACAGTCTCCAGAATAAGATAGAGAAATTAAAGGTTTGCATTTATTTTACCTCCTTCCCaggaatatatatttcttcttttaacctCACTGTTATTTTTTGGCTAAGCCACAAATGCTCACTATTCATCCCATTAAATTTCTTTCACTGCCTTTAAGTTACTGATATAGTGTTTCTCCACAACGGCTTCACTTCATACCCATTGCAACTGCTGACTATCCTCCTAAGGAAAGGAGCCCGGTGAGCAGAGCTTCACCTTGTCTCCCCTCACCTTTTCCTTTTTAGAATGGGCTGGTTCCCATTGTTGAACCAGAGGTAATTCCTGATGGAGACCATGACTTGGAACACTGCCAGTATGTCACTGAGAAGGTGAGTCTTGAACATAAAGGTCCCAATTCCAGTTGAAAAACCTTGTTTTTAAGTAACAGCTGTTACTTAACCCATATCAGCTGttatatatgaaatattcttCAGCTGTAATCATTATGTAGCATTGAGAAGGTTAGGAGGTGTTATGAAACCTTCCAATTTTTTGGCACATAATATGCTCCTTATGGAAAAAGCATAGGATTTACAGTACCAAGATGAGGGTTTGGGAATCCATgttcccagctgtgtggccttgggtaaagTCATATTATCTTTTTGGGCCTCAGTTCCATTAAGTGTAaactaagaaattttaaaataagaggtGAGACTCCCAtgagaaaatgtaattaaaaagtcATTTGTTCCCATGTGACTTTCTAAATTAGCCACAGTATATCTGTAAGAAAGTAAGAGAGTCATAATGTAACctgacctcagtttctccacttgCAAAATTGGGTGGACTGAAGTGAGATCTGAAAACACTTCTGTCTCTAAAACGTATGTTTTATGACCACTTAGCTTCTATGGGGATGGGGAGTGGAGGCCAATTTAGATGCCCCCAGCTGACTAAATCAAGGCTGTCTCAACTGACCAAGGGGAGGAATGGGAAGGAGTGAAGGGCCTCTAGGAGGCAGAGTCATACCAACAGTCCACGCAGTGAGCGTTTGGAGTAGGCGAGGCAGGGATAGGCCAGCTGGCTGTGCTCAGTGGCTGTGGTTTGCAATGCAGTACCCTGATGAGGCCTAGAGGCTGATTGGGAACCTTTGGCCAAGCAACATATGGGAGTTCCTTTATCCTGTGTCCCTGTGGTATAAAAGGACCAAGGTCAGGTGAGTCTAAGGCTGGCTCtgggtttcacctgtttggacCTCTTGTCCTTCAGGTCCTGGCTGCTGTCTACAAGGCCCTGAATGACCATCATGTTTACCTGGAGGGCACCTTGCTGAAGCCCAACATGGtgactgctggacatgcctgcaCCAAGAAGTATACTCCAGAGCAAGTGGCCATGGCCACTGTCACAGCTCTCCACCGGACCGTTCCTGCTGCTGTTCCCGGTAaggctttctctctcctctagtGTGAAGTCTTAGCCCTCGTCCTTTGAAGGAGTGCCACAAGCATTTGTGTTTGTCCAGGAGTCTGCCTCTATCGATGAAACAGACCTCTGCTTTCTCACAGGCAGCCAGCACTTCCCCCTTGCGCTCCGTGATACCACGCATCCTGAGTCTGTCCAAATGCACACAATCCATTGATTTCCTCAATATTTTACCATCCTCCTTATTTATTAAAGCCCTTCTCTCCTTAGCCCAGCTTCAGCAGAGGCGAATTAATTTCTCCGACCCAGTCTCACACAATTAAGTAGAGAAAAGATTgagctatttcttttcctttaggcTCCTTGCTTGTTTTCTGAAGCAGGGTGCATATGCTAGGATTAGTAGAGTGGAATGGCTTCTCTCTTTCCAGGCATCTGCTTTTTGTCTGGCGGCATGAGTGAAGAGGATGCGACTCTCAACCTCAATGCAATCAACCTTTGCCCGCTCCCAAAGCCCTGGAAACTGAGTTTCTCTTACGGACGGGCCCTGCAGGCCAGTGCCCTGGCTGCCTGGAGTGGCAAGGCTGCAAACAAGAAGGCTACCCAGGAGGCGTTTATGAAGCGGGCCCTGGTAAGATGCCACTCCTCTTAGCTCCTTGATCAAGTGGATACTTGGGGCCTGGCTCTCTCACCTGGATAAGCACTGCTTTTTCAGGCCATGAAGCTATCTCCAGATAGTGTCTACTGGGTGTTTGAAAATGTGGCAGTCAAGCTGAGTAGGAAGGTTAGGTCTAGAGGGAGTTCTGAATTACCCACACTGGGAGTGTAGTTGACGACAGTAGATTGAAGGACAGTTTCCAGAGAGACACTTAAGAGGGAAGATAAGAGGACCAAGGGCTGAACCCAGCACACCTTCCCTtttgggaagatgaagaagagaagCCACCAAGACAAGCAGCAATAATATGACAGGAGGAAGCAAGGTTTctgaaacaaagagaaacaagTTTCAAGGAGTCAACAACAACACACTACACAGAGATTCAGAATAAAGGCTGAGAAAAGGCTGAGATTGGCATGTAGGAGCATATCAGTGACCCTCAACAAAACAGTTTCaatagagagagaagaggaaaggtgCGCACTCAAGATGTTTGTCAGAAGAAGACCCAGAAAAGTTACCAGGAGAAATGAGGACAACAAAGGGTTTTATTCAAGTGGTAACCATTCCTTTTTGAATTACCTACTGTGAGCTGAGGACTGGGGTGATCAAGGGAGATACAGCCACTGCCTTCAGGGGGCTTAGTGTTTAGCCAAATAGAAGAGAGCTTGGCATGTTTCAATGCAAAGCAGAAGGAGCCAGAGGTGAGATTAGAGATGAGGAGAGCGGACATCATTCAGAGGACAAGGACTTGGAGGAAACAGGATTGCATGACACTAAATATCAAATAGAGGTGGCAGAGTTGGTCTTAGAAAGGAGGGAACagacagcaaagaagaaagagaatgggtTTGGAATCGGGTCTGGAGAAGTGAAGAGATGTAGCGGTTGGAGGGCCTCTGTCAGAGTGGTGAGGGATTGCAGATTTCGGTCTGAACAGTGGGGAAGCCTGGAATCGCTGTTGAAGTGGTCTGCTAGGAAACTGATCAAATGCCATGTCCAAGCACCAGGCAAGCCGAAGCTGAAATGAGAAGGATTTTGTGGTATATTAACTTAGATCCTCAGTTTTCCCAATGGCTCTCTTAAGCATGCAGGAAGATTCAGATCAACCTACATGGGAAAGAGCAGGCTAGAAGAATAAAAGATTAACAGGGAGATGGAAGAGTAAATCTGAGTGATAGCCTTAATCAGCttgcagagcacagaggaggctGGGCAAGGAACCAAGTGTAGCCAGAAGTTTGGTGACGAGGCGCTAAAGAAAGGGAGGCCCCCGGGAGGCTAAAAAAAATCATCTCAGGGACATAAGTGAAGTGTGAGATTTTAGAGGTAGTTCTTTACCGTGTGATGATGGAGAGCTGGTTGTAGTGGTGGTTCTCAAGCTTGAGCGTGTGTCCAAACCACCTGGCGGCTGTGCTAAGATGAagattgctgggccccagccACCAAGTGTGTGATTCAGAAGGTCCAGGGTCAAGCTagagaatttccatttctaacaagTGCCTAGCGCCATTAACACACTTTGAAAATCACTGTAGATGCAGAAATAAGTCCTGGAGAGAGCAGACAATAGCCACAGTGACTTGAAGATGTGGTACCTCTGAGTGGCATTTGGATATTATTACAGGGTTGATAGTTCTGAActcatttttaattggaatttaCACAAGGAATCAAGTGATATAACAACTACATAAAATTACATGTTCTTATCGACAAATATAGGTAGAAAacggaaaattttaa
This window encodes:
- the ALDOB gene encoding fructose-bisphosphate aldolase B, whose amino-acid sequence is MAHRFPALTSEQKKELSEIAQRIVANGKGILAADESVGTMGNRLQRIKVENTEENRRQFREMLFTVDNSINQSIGGVILFHETLYQKDSEGKLFRNILKEKGIVVGIKLDQGGAPLAGTNKETTIQGLDGLSERCAQYKKDGADFGKWRAVLRIDNQCPSNLAIQENANALARYASICQQNGLVPIVEPEVIPDGDHDLEHCQYVTEKVLAAVYKALNDHHVYLEGTLLKPNMVTAGHACTKKYTPEQVAMATVTALHRTVPAAVPGICFLSGGMSEEDATLNLNAINLCPLPKPWKLSFSYGRALQASALAAWSGKAANKKATQEAFMKRALANCQAAKGQYLHTGSSSAASTQSLFTACYTY